In Candidatus Cloacimonadota bacterium, one genomic interval encodes:
- the recN gene encoding DNA repair protein RecN, whose product MIRSLRIENFIIVKKTELEFGKGLQVLSGETGAGKSIIVGAIDLILGGSLKPGMLFDESKPAMLEIAFDLDDFNREFLNLLKKYEIDTSEGEVFISKEIGTNFRSKGFINGRRVSQNIISEFRNVLLDFHSQRDQQKLFDQEYQLQVLDNFGNLEDDRRNFEEKFRNLENKIKELKKLEKQEAELTDRIKLYEYQVQEIKSLQLKEDEEETLQSELNLLSNAETILNLASDMEQVFYENENSVHDVISSYLSKFQAFKDDNNLIGEAISNLHESLANLDDAVRNIQDVQNLIDLDNSRLQEVQSRLDAVNSLMSKYKKSIPEILQFQQYMENEIASFSSGKDRIFQLKKEIESDKIAILKEAEELSRKRKKTAKRFEEELIENIKKLAIPDASIEIKFQDLTAKLEDNEILTGLNYNGKDEVDYYFSANKGIKRQPLRIAASGGELSRFLLTIKKVLSNKLDSRTIIFDEIDSGIGGKTSELLAEFIHNIGKFHQVLCISHLPQIAAYADRHFAIRKISGKKTSEVEVYRLTEKQRRTEIARMLSGSESELALQHADELLKKG is encoded by the coding sequence ATGATCAGAAGTCTGCGTATTGAAAATTTTATAATTGTAAAAAAAACTGAATTGGAATTCGGTAAAGGATTGCAGGTCCTCAGCGGCGAAACGGGAGCCGGAAAATCGATCATTGTGGGAGCGATCGATTTGATTCTGGGTGGATCGCTAAAGCCGGGCATGTTGTTTGATGAAAGTAAACCGGCAATGTTGGAGATTGCTTTCGATCTGGATGATTTCAACCGGGAATTTTTGAATTTGCTGAAAAAATACGAGATCGATACTTCGGAAGGTGAAGTTTTTATTAGCAAAGAGATCGGCACGAATTTCCGCAGTAAAGGATTTATAAACGGTAGAAGAGTTTCACAGAATATTATCTCAGAATTCCGCAATGTACTGCTGGATTTTCATAGTCAGCGCGATCAGCAGAAGCTGTTCGACCAGGAATATCAACTGCAGGTTTTGGATAATTTCGGCAATCTGGAAGATGATCGAAGAAATTTTGAGGAAAAATTCCGAAATCTGGAAAATAAAATAAAAGAACTGAAAAAGCTGGAAAAACAGGAAGCTGAATTGACCGATCGCATCAAGCTCTACGAGTATCAGGTTCAGGAAATAAAGTCTCTACAGCTGAAAGAAGATGAAGAAGAAACGCTGCAGTCGGAATTGAATTTGCTTTCCAATGCTGAAACAATTTTGAATCTGGCATCCGATATGGAGCAGGTATTTTATGAAAATGAGAACTCAGTTCATGATGTTATCAGTTCTTATTTATCAAAATTTCAAGCTTTTAAAGATGATAATAATTTGATCGGAGAAGCTATTTCAAACTTACATGAAAGCCTGGCAAATCTGGATGATGCTGTACGTAATATTCAGGATGTGCAAAATCTGATCGACCTGGACAATTCACGTTTACAGGAAGTTCAAAGTCGATTGGATGCTGTAAATTCACTGATGAGTAAATATAAAAAATCGATTCCGGAAATTTTGCAGTTTCAACAGTATATGGAAAATGAAATAGCCAGTTTTTCTTCTGGTAAGGATCGTATATTTCAGTTGAAAAAAGAAATTGAATCTGATAAAATAGCTATCCTGAAAGAAGCTGAAGAGCTTTCCCGAAAAAGGAAAAAAACTGCCAAAAGATTTGAAGAAGAACTGATTGAAAATATAAAGAAATTGGCAATTCCCGATGCCAGTATCGAGATAAAATTCCAAGATCTAACAGCTAAATTAGAAGATAATGAAATCTTGACAGGCTTAAATTATAACGGCAAAGATGAAGTGGATTATTATTTCAGTGCGAACAAGGGAATCAAAAGGCAGCCGCTCAGAATTGCAGCATCTGGCGGTGAACTTTCCCGTTTTTTACTGACGATTAAGAAAGTACTTTCCAATAAACTGGATAGCCGCACCATAATTTTTGATGAGATCGATTCCGGTATCGGTGGAAAAACCTCGGAATTACTGGCGGAATTCATTCATAATATCGGAAAATTCCATCAAGTTTTATGTATTTCTCATCTACCGCAAATTGCTGCTTATGCAGATCGTCATTTTGCTATTCGAAAGATCAGCGGTAAAAAAACTTCTGAAGTTGAAGTTTATAGGTTGACGGAAAAACAAAGAAGAACGG
- a CDS encoding NAD(+)/NADH kinase gives MNHFGVFLNPFYKDPKNIFELLERLNKTKKVNFFCMEEQKKFMPDFIHIVKDSANLDGILSFGGDGTFLRAMHFSLKYDSPLLGINVGKLGFLSDSSLRELEKSINHLKNNKYKIQKRMLLKVVLKRDGKNIFSDLALNDAVIYKGETPRLTNIKISSNKRFVLDTRCDGIIISTPTGSTAYSLSAGGPLLSPVMDAIIMAPLNPHNLSVRPMVFSANDKLEFEVLESHTEGVLQLDGRNIINLRKNDEIHITSASRKVEVIKLSNKTFYQILRKKLHMGRK, from the coding sequence ATGAATCATTTTGGAGTATTTTTAAATCCATTTTACAAAGATCCCAAGAATATTTTTGAACTATTGGAAAGACTGAATAAAACCAAAAAAGTAAATTTTTTCTGCATGGAAGAACAAAAAAAATTCATGCCTGATTTCATTCACATTGTCAAAGATTCGGCCAATTTAGATGGCATTCTTTCTTTTGGGGGAGATGGTACATTCCTGCGAGCAATGCATTTTTCCTTGAAGTATGATTCACCTCTTCTGGGAATTAATGTGGGAAAACTTGGTTTTCTTTCGGACAGCAGTCTGCGGGAGTTGGAAAAATCGATAAATCACTTGAAAAACAACAAATATAAAATTCAAAAACGTATGCTGCTGAAAGTTGTTCTAAAAAGAGATGGCAAAAACATATTTTCCGATCTTGCTTTGAATGATGCAGTAATTTATAAGGGTGAAACTCCCCGACTTACCAATATCAAAATTTCCAGCAATAAACGATTCGTGTTGGATACGCGCTGCGACGGAATTATTATTTCCACTCCAACCGGATCTACTGCATATTCGCTTTCTGCAGGCGGTCCGCTGCTTTCTCCAGTTATGGATGCGATCATTATGGCACCTTTAAATCCGCATAATCTCAGTGTTCGCCCCATGGTTTTTTCTGCCAACGATAAGTTGGAATTTGAAGTTCTGGAAAGTCATACCGAAGGTGTTTTACAATTAGATGGCAGAAACATAATTAACCTGAGGAAGAACGATGAAATTCATATCACGTCTGCATCCAGAAAGGTAGAAGTGATCAAACTTTCCAATAAAACTTTTTATCAAATTTTACGTAAAAAGCTGCACATGGGTAGGAAATGA
- the rsgA gene encoding ribosome small subunit-dependent GTPase A: MKKKDKKKFKRQDMRFQNINIDDLEAFEEDEVLEDKRASKKLLEKGETSQKSNLELKKGRVLEVKSNNTCQVNFAGENIECILGGRLKQLNYDTRTLVAVGDYVNVDFSEKPRIEEILPRKNSLSRYSEENFQKEVILAANVDQVIITASAKEPDLNLGLIDRYICAGRIANIKTIICVNKIDLEKDVDELKSRLKFYRENDIKVIFTSIQTGKGMDKLKNILQNKESVFSGHSGVGKSSLINFLQPRLNLKVSEVSDYTSKGVHTTTSSKLIEWDFGGYLVDTPGIKTFGLHREDKEKIYRIFPGIDVLFNACKFADCSHNHEIGCAVKKAVENEEFPVERYQSYLRIIESL; encoded by the coding sequence ATGAAAAAGAAAGATAAAAAGAAATTCAAACGACAAGATATGCGATTTCAAAACATCAACATCGATGATCTGGAAGCGTTTGAAGAAGATGAAGTTTTAGAAGATAAACGAGCTTCCAAAAAATTATTGGAAAAAGGTGAAACCAGCCAGAAATCCAATCTTGAACTAAAAAAAGGACGCGTGCTGGAAGTGAAAAGCAACAATACCTGTCAGGTAAATTTTGCCGGAGAAAATATCGAATGCATTCTGGGCGGCAGATTGAAACAGCTCAATTATGATACGCGAACTTTGGTTGCTGTTGGTGATTATGTGAATGTGGACTTTTCTGAAAAACCCCGCATCGAAGAAATTTTACCTCGCAAAAACAGTCTTTCCCGTTATTCGGAAGAAAACTTTCAAAAAGAAGTAATCCTGGCAGCAAATGTAGATCAAGTTATAATTACAGCTTCTGCCAAAGAACCCGATCTGAATCTGGGCTTGATAGACCGCTATATTTGTGCCGGAAGAATTGCAAATATCAAAACGATAATTTGTGTAAATAAGATCGATCTGGAAAAAGATGTCGATGAATTGAAAAGCAGGTTAAAATTTTATCGAGAAAATGACATCAAAGTGATATTTACTTCTATCCAAACCGGTAAAGGAATGGATAAACTGAAAAATATCCTGCAAAATAAAGAATCAGTTTTTTCCGGTCATTCCGGTGTGGGAAAATCGTCATTGATAAATTTTTTGCAGCCAAGGTTGAATCTGAAAGTTTCGGAAGTGAGTGATTATACCAGCAAAGGAGTACATACAACTACTTCTTCCAAACTTATTGAATGGGATTTTGGCGGTTATTTGGTTGACACTCCCGGCATCAAAACCTTTGGTTTACATCGAGAAGATAAAGAGAAAATTTACCGGATATTTCCGGGAATAGATGTGCTATTCAACGCTTGTAAATTTGCCGATTGCAGCCACAATCACGAAATCGGCTGTGCTGTAAAGAAAGCAGTTGAAAATGAGGAATTTCCTGTGGAACGTTATCAATCTTATCTTCGAATAATTGAATCTTTATGA
- a CDS encoding DUF116 domain-containing protein has protein sequence MEKNSRTDFDFDTKGKRLFLGLSTFTLILMMLITTILWWFVSPRLHEINEVLAAVSLTALRIFFFILLLGNVLVMLTSYTGRNLLVAKIAILAYIKILYPVTIFVASILGISKEKIRESYVHVNNSFIRSLKKKLKPSDILLLLPHCLQNSDCLIRLTYDIHKCEKCGKCDIKDLCEIIYKHKIKAAIATGGSLARKIIIENKPKFIIAVACDRDLVDGMREVFPIPIFGVLNQRPEGPCINTKVDTKKIDSALNVLLTRS, from the coding sequence ATGGAGAAAAATTCGAGAACGGATTTTGATTTCGATACCAAAGGAAAGCGGCTTTTTCTGGGGCTTTCCACTTTTACACTGATTTTGATGATGCTGATCACCACTATCTTGTGGTGGTTTGTTTCTCCACGACTTCATGAAATAAATGAAGTTCTGGCTGCTGTTTCACTTACAGCTCTGCGAATTTTCTTTTTTATCCTGCTCCTGGGAAACGTTCTGGTGATGCTAACCAGTTATACGGGAAGGAATCTGCTTGTTGCTAAAATCGCAATTTTAGCTTATATTAAAATTCTCTACCCTGTCACCATTTTTGTAGCTTCCATCTTGGGAATTTCCAAAGAAAAGATTCGGGAATCATATGTTCACGTGAATAATTCGTTCATTCGATCTCTGAAGAAAAAACTGAAACCTTCGGATATTTTGTTGCTTCTTCCCCACTGTTTGCAGAATTCTGATTGTTTAATTCGACTGACGTACGACATACATAAATGTGAAAAGTGCGGAAAATGTGATATAAAAGATCTCTGCGAAATTATATATAAACACAAAATAAAAGCTGCAATAGCTACCGGTGGTAGTTTAGCCAGGAAGATCATTATCGAAAATAAACCAAAATTCATCATCGCAGTAGCCTGTGACCGCGACTTGGTGGATGGAATGCGCGAAGTTTTTCCCATTCCGATTTTTGGAGTTTTGAACCAGCGGCCGGAAGGACCCTGCATAAATACCAAAGTTGATACCAAAAAAATAGATTCAGCTTTAAATGTACTGCTAACAAGATCATGA